The Castanea sativa cultivar Marrone di Chiusa Pesio chromosome 4, ASM4071231v1 sequence TTTTCAGTATCAATTTCAAAGCAATTTaagcacttttgagttgtgattacttccaaactatTTTGAACTCTTTAATTACCCTTGGTTGACATATGTCAAGCTCATAATTAGGGCCAAGgaccaaaatttattaacaaagtaaaaaattagGTGTCTACAGCTTAGTGGAGAAATTAGCTAACTAATCTTGTAAGAAGACAGCTCATGGTTGTAAAGTAACTTGAAGCAAATGATCATGAAAGAAGTGGTAATAAATCTCAATATGTTTGGTATGCATATGAAAGACATCACTGTGGGTATTTGAATGACATTTCAATGGTCATAGTGGATTGATATCTTTGGGAGAAAATCAACTCCAAGATCTTGTAGGATCAAATGCAACCAAAAAGCTTGGCTGTGGAGTTGTGGTATTAGCAAGTGCATGATATTTTGCCTTAATACTTTAGAGAGtaatgaaaatttgtttttggttgtgcTAAGAAATGAGGGAATTGCCAAGAAATAAGCAATACCTTGTAGTAACCGACAGTCAATGGGATTGCCTGCCCAATTTGCATTTTAGGAAGCTAGAGAGTCAATGGAGAATGAGAGGAAAAGGGCAATCTATGGAACAGGCACCTTTCAGATACTGGAGGATTCTGGGAACAACAGCAAATTGAGAGGACCATGTTGCAACCATGAATTGACTAACATTGTGAATtacataggaaatgtctagGCAATGAGATATAGACTAGACTCCCAACTAGCTATCTATAAAGGGTAGTATGAAGAAGAGGTTCTCCACTGAGTATAGCATGTTAAAAGATTGAAATTAttgtataaaattttctaaaatattattcAAGGGATTGCTTTTATAAAGAAAGAGGTTCTCCAATATGAGTGTAATCCAAGTAAATGTAGtacaataatacaaaaatattaaagCCCGTGGAGCTTGTATTGTAACAAAATGTATCCTATTTATCCAATTGtcacttttattttcctttaaaagCTTAGAGGTTAGAATAAATAATTCCATCACCATCTTTAGAATCCCTATTAAAGATCAAGGAACcgaataataataacttaaaagtGCATATACACATATAATTGTATGTATgttgttattaatatttatacATATCAATAGAGAGTATTTAGCTTCTAATATAATTGATTACATTAGGAGGCGTTTGGTTCGTCGTGATATTACATTACACTGTAATATTACATAAATGTAATCTTATATTAATGCAATCTCAATACAAGAATACAACATTACATTGTTTAGGAATGTGATGAGATTAAGGTGATGtaatatatattgtaattttagattatggtaatattagaagaaaataaaataaaccaaaaaccttAATCTCACATCATCGTAATGTGAATCACATCAAGGGCACATCataacaaaccaaacaccccctaagaGGAAGATGAGATGATGAAGGTGGTGCCTACACATCAAAACTATGGCTGTTGAAATGGAAGATTGGATGATGGCGTTGTCTCCTGATATTCTGTGACCTGATTTCTTTGGCAACGCTTGTCTGAAGACTTGGAGGACCGCACACAATAACACCAACATCAACGTAGCCCCATTTCTCTGATATATCCCCAAAAATATCTACAACAAGACAAAGGAAAGGCAATCAAGAAAGCCTTTGGTGTAGTACAACTAAAGAAATTAAACTTTgtcattaagattttttttttcatgtttcttttacttttacttcATCCATTTATGTCATATATTTTGTTCACAATTGGTCCTAAGCCCAGTAAATAGAGGAGGGTTGTGATAGATTGATGGCTTGTGTGAAATTTAGTCACTATAGACACACATTAATGTGTCCCTTACAAACAAGAATACACGTGGCCAACCTTGACTAGTCTATTGCTGTTGTTGGGACTAAAATTTGGTTgttgtcatcatcattgtcattgttgttgttgttatattattcttttaatttatgttttgaacAAAAGTTGAAATGCTATACCTTTGAAGTCTGGTCTTGAACCATAATAAGTATTGATTGAACTCGCAAGTTTTTGCTGACATGAATCCCTGTGAGCTACAATTTCATCATGCTGCATCTTCTCAACCATTATCCTATCATCCTTGCATGCCTCCCTTGCTACATTTTGTCTTTCCCAAAGATACCACAAACCAACCACAACACCCCCAAAGATAAAAACGCTTGCAAGCATGCAAATTACAAGGAGAAGCCCTTTGTATGACCATGAAGATATGTCATAAGGGTTTATGTAAAAAATATCCAGTAAAAAAAGTAAGATAACAAAGCCTAGTGTAGATGAGATAATATATAGTCCAAACCATATATTATTTCCTGTACCAACCAAAACTGACATGCTGCAACAATTAGACACAAGAGGAGAAGAGTTCGTAGCCTCGTGTACTTGGCCCTCTTCCTGCAAATAAATAACAACCATTAAATTTCACAAAATGAACATGATAACtttaaatacaaaacaaaattaaaaaaaaaaaaaggtgtgagAGAATAACTAAGCATACCAGTGGAGGTTGTGATTCTCGAGTGACAAAAATGTGAATCTCAAGATTTAGTTTATCTGAGAAAAATGGACAAATTGATTCCATATCATTGGTAGAAAGAAGAGGAAGCTCGTTTGATCTTTTTACAGCCCAAACAATAATGATGTTTCGAGGCAAACAAGGTTTTCCTTCCCTATTACGATGGAGAATGTCACTCAAGATAGCCAGAAATGGTGAAATTCCTATGCCACCTGCGACTAAAATAAGGTTTTCATACCTAGAGAATCAAATGGTGAAGTCAGCTCATAAAATGGAAGATAATATGAAACTTAAAGTTAAGCTTGATATTTAGTAAATTCTAGTGAAATTGACTGTTTGGGTGCATACATCAAGTGATATGGTAATTCATGACCATAAGGCCCCTCAACAGAAGCTGTTATCTTTGTTTGTGGCCGAAGATGTAGGTCAGCTCTAGAACTATTCAAAATGTTTCCTCTAAGATTTTCTGTCCATTTGCCAATAACCTTTATGAGAACGGATAGATGATATTTACCATCTAAAGGACTAGATGATACACTGAAAGGATGCCACTGCAGCCAAGATAATTCCCGAACTTGAAGGAAAATAAAACTAAGGGCATTGTACCGCAAATCTACATTATCAAGGAAAAGTGTCACAGTTATggtaacaacaaaaaaacaaggaaacTACAAATTTATGGGGAACTAGTATTACTTGCAGGTTTTGAAAGCATCAATTCCACAGTTCCACAAGGTAGGCACTTGATTGAAATTATATCAACAATCTTTCGCGATTGGCAGATTCTCAAAAAACGATCtagaatgaaaagaaatattCCTCCAGCAGATACACCGAAAATGAAATGCCCAACATGCAAAGCtaaaaagacaacaaaaattacatatagTTGATGAGTGTAGAAGAACAACTCAAACTTCTTCTTTCTCACTGGATGAAGTGATGTCATCCACATTATTAGACCAATTGCCAGACTTATAACACCTGGAAAATGACCAACACCAAGATCTACCCACATCAACGTCTGCATCAAACAATTAGAGCTATAAGCAATGTCATCTTCATATGACCTTATATTTCTTTCCATGAAGATGAAGGTATTCTTAGATACATTCTATGAAGGAAGAAAAAGCATATGGTTTAGCCATTAACAAGGGTTACAAAGGAGATGGGTTTCTCTTGTCTTTCTTCTGTGTGATGCTACTCGATGACTTAACTAACCTCTCAATTAAGTCTTGAAGAAGAGGATGAAATTAGTTACAGCCTAGTTCTACACAATTTAAAAATGGCTTGAACAGAAATTGGAACAGATTCTATGTGATGAGCACCAAATTAATTAAAGATATAGATAAACACATAtcagcttggcttcttccaaaaCCAAGGAGGCACTCTGACCCACGCATGCATATAGAAGTACCAAGCGCTACATAagctaaaaaattatgaatacaAGCCAAGACCAAAGGGACTCACTTCTATgctcatgttttttttttatcatgaacTAGTTAGAATCATGAATGTTTTGTCATATGAATAAAACAACATGGATAGCAGCCAAAGGTCATCAAACAAGTCAGGTCAATGACTTGTAAATTAGCACCATGCTTTCATAGTTTGTGTGTGCTAAGTAATTATCAATGACCATACCATTGAATCAAGAAGaagatatattaaaaagaataaaaggaagaagaagatatatttAGTAACAATTAGTATACAATCACCAGACAGCCTTAGCAAGAATATAAATATGATCTATCCAATAATCAAGAGTTGTTGAAGTAGAAGAATTTGCATCATAACATAAAAGGTTGTCAACAGGTATTTTaaccacaaaaaatcaaaaatcccATTCTAGAAATGTTTATAGCGTCATGCTTGTGTCTTTGAACAATCaccatgttatatatatatctaaaagctgaagcataACATTTATTATCGCTACTTTCCAGTTAAGCCGCATCAGCAAccatgtcattattatttttttccaattttttatataattttttaacatttaaagtgaattaaaaactctattatattacaatcaaaatatcatatttatcttatttttaactattcttatttattattaaatttgaagtccattttaacttttcatatccCCACTACTCTTTATCTTAACTTTCTTCAACCTTTCTCATTCCATTTCAACTTTTCATATCCCCACTCCTCTCTACCATAATATCACTATTCTTCTATgcatttatataaatttgtcattcccTCTCTCATTCCATGCATAATTATCTATTTTTCCACACACaaaatgctctctctctctctctctctctctctctctctctctctctctctctctctctctcagattttggtatatatttttatttttcttgcatctttactttaggttgatgaacttttgtattctttagaatTCTCCTTTGGGTTGATActatttagttttgtgttttatgttgttatcttttttattctcattgattgttaaatgttatcctattgcattataaagataatataaaaataatgttattttattacttagcataactaaaataatttggtgtttattgctaaacatttcatttttactatttttctttctcatcttattttattcaacatttaaattcaaaaacatcctccatatcattaaattatttatattttatctcatttaaaaaaaaattaagtagataatattttatttaaattcaataaataaaaattgttcttatAAAGTCTTCCCATGAAATGTTACAATGCATCAATGGAAAAATGACATACAAAACAAATGCAAACTTAGAAacactataataataataagaaaccAAACATAATATGAAAAAACTAATAGTTATGGATACACTAACTTAATGGAAGCAAAAtagagtaaaaataaataaataaacgcTACGGTACATATTTAATACATTAGAATTATCATTAAATTTGGAAAAACAAtaagatggagagagagagagatgggcaATAAAGCGTagatggagaaagaaaaaaaataaaagaaatcaaacgTCAATTTGTAACCTTTAGTTATAAAACAAAGAGGATGACGGGagtaaagaataaaatagaGATAACCTTACAGAGGACATAAAAAactttacttttacttttattttggttgatttttttatttttcttgtatctcTATTTtgagttgatgaatttttgtactttttagAATTCAACTTTTggttgatatgatttatttttgtgttttatgttgttattttttttattgtctttaattgttaaatgttattctattacattataaataataaataaaattttttaaccaaataataatgaataaaacAACCAAACCAGAAGGTAGCGGCATAAAGGATCATTTTCAAAAAGAGTGaaatcaaattaacaaaaataacaattattacTGCTGCACAGCATCTCCCCATCTCTAAGTCTCAAAACTCTTTgctttattaaataatttctcTAGTCTTGTAATTCccatttttccattttcaattGCTGTTTCCCTTTCCGTTGCATTCTttttgcgtgtgtgtgtgtgtatatatatatatatagcaattGGGTAATTCAACTTTCAGTAGTGATTATAAATATCCTCTTTTTTGGCAAACAAACTAACAAatatattcttataaaaaaaactaacaaatatatataaggaagaGAGAAACAAGTGTATAAATATGGCtatgcaaaagaaaaagagttttaCCCTAAGCACTCACATTTTGTAGAAGGTTTCCCTCAATTGTCCATGCAATTACATAGAGTAGTCCATGGAGAGTAAACAGGAGCATAGTGAGATGTCCAAGCCACACATGATATCTTATTGCTTGCTCGAAGGGGATATTTATAAGGCGGAGAAGAACCGATCCCCTTGCAACcggaagaaacaaaaaagcgAAGCAATCTAATCCGATAGAACCAAGGCGAAGTCCCAGATTTGTCAAAATGAAACaactgaaaatttcaaaaaaaaaaaaaactaggaatCTCAACCTGTGAAACCAATCTTCATGTACTGACGAAAAAGaactctaaaaaa is a genomic window containing:
- the LOC142631966 gene encoding ferric reduction oxidase 7, chloroplastic-like encodes the protein MAVDDILHTSQHPLLHSSGAHANNNKKKNINSVSLAKWILKFTMWIVFLAWVALFFVIPTDFGSELYADWIGATNGSLFGYTGSMLLLYSAPIIIIAFLAVPFLLISGEDQLQLQLQLQLQLQEKKTPRFRLWTFPVLVDGPLGVVSAAELIGIILFIVFVIWDVYVYTAVILGTLPDHLISIEQCCFILTNLGLRLGSIGLDCFAFLFLPVARGSVLLRLINIPFEQAIRYHVWLGHLTMLLFTLHGLLYVIAWTIEGNLLQNTLMWVDLGVGHFPGVISLAIGLIMWMTSLHPVRKKKFELFFYTHQLYVIFVVFLALHVGHFIFGVSAGGIFLFILDRFLRICQSRKIVDIISIKCLPCGTVELMLSKPANLRYNALSFIFLQVRELSWLQWHPFSVSSSPLDGKYHLSVLIKVIGKWTENLRGNILNSSRADLHLRPQTKITASVEGPYGHELPYHLMYENLILVAGGIGISPFLAILSDILHRNREGKPCLPRNIIIVWAVKRSNELPLLSTNDMESICPFFSDKLNLEIHIFVTRESQPPLEEGQVHEATNSSPLVSNCCSMSVLVGTGNNIWFGLYIISSTLGFVILLFLLDIFYINPYDISSWSYKGLLLVICMLASVFIFGGVVVGLWYLWERQNVAREACKDDRIMVEKMQHDEIVAHRDSCQQKLASSINTYYGSRPDFKDIFGDISEKWGYVDVGVIVCGPPSLQTSVAKEIRSQNIRRQRHHPIFHFNSHSFDV